In Bosea vestrisii, the following are encoded in one genomic region:
- a CDS encoding RNA-binding protein, with amino-acid sequence MSRRGLREGPERTCAVTRQARAPEDLIRFVVGPGDVLVPDIRRKLPGRGVWVSLSAAAVGEAVKRRAFERSLKVKVAVSPDLAAEVDALLVRDAIQALAMANKAGLVSTGFAKVEAQAGAGRTAAVIAASDGAEDGRRKIGQALRRASTPKEIPVVAIFASAELELALGREHVIHAALAPGPATEGFLARWRRLVRFRTNDAGETAFMDPTESDARDQTKTEPVGPNAE; translated from the coding sequence ATGAGCCGGCGCGGCCTGCGCGAGGGGCCGGAACGGACCTGCGCGGTGACGCGGCAGGCGCGGGCGCCGGAGGATTTGATCCGCTTCGTGGTCGGCCCCGGCGACGTGCTGGTGCCGGACATCAGGCGCAAATTGCCGGGACGCGGCGTCTGGGTCTCTCTCAGCGCTGCGGCAGTCGGCGAAGCGGTGAAGCGGCGCGCCTTCGAGCGCTCGCTGAAGGTGAAGGTCGCGGTTTCGCCTGATCTCGCCGCCGAGGTCGATGCCTTGCTGGTCAGGGACGCGATCCAGGCGCTTGCCATGGCGAACAAGGCAGGGCTGGTCTCGACCGGCTTTGCCAAGGTCGAGGCACAGGCGGGAGCCGGGCGCACAGCCGCGGTGATCGCCGCCAGCGACGGCGCCGAGGACGGCAGACGCAAGATCGGCCAGGCGCTCCGACGGGCGTCGACGCCCAAAGAGATACCGGTCGTGGCGATTTTCGCCTCGGCCGAACTGGAACTGGCGCTCGGGCGTGAGCATGTGATACATGCAGCGCTTGCTCCGGGTCCGGCGACTGAGGGTTTCCTCGCGCGCTGGCGTCGGCTCGTCCGGTTTCGGACGAACGATGCTGGCGAAACGGCGTTCATGGACCCGACTGAATCCGACGCACGTGACCAGACGAAGACCGAACCGGTAGGACCGAACGCGGAATGA
- the nusA gene encoding transcription termination factor NusA, with protein MAVSANRLELLQIAEAVAREKSIDRQIVIDAMQDAIAKAARSRYGAETDVHAEINTKSGELRLARHLQVVDLVENGAVEITVDEAKRHNPAAQVGDVIADPLPPFDFGRIAAQSAKQVIVQKVREAERDRQYDEYKDRIGEIVNGAVKRVEYGNVFVDLGRGEAIIRRDEMIPRETFKVGDRARAYVYDVRREPRGPQIFLSRTHPQFMAKLFGQEVPEIYDGIVEVKAVARDPGSRAKIAVISRDSSIDPVGACVGMRGSRVQAVVGELQGEKIDIIPWSPDVATFVVNALQPAEVAKVVLDEEADKIEVVVPDEQLSLAIGRRGQNVRLASQLTGWDIDILTEAEESERRQKEFVQRTELFMNALNVDETVGQLLASEGFRSVEEVAYVEPTELSSIEGFDEDTAAEIQSRAQEYLAAIEAEFDEKRKALGVEDELREVEGITTAMMVALGENEVKSIEDLAGCATDDLVGWTERKDGENTRHSGYLDGFDLSRQDAEAIVMAARIKAGWVEAPEPDAEAEAETEESQA; from the coding sequence ATGGCTGTCAGCGCCAACCGGCTCGAGCTGTTGCAGATCGCCGAGGCGGTCGCCCGCGAGAAGTCGATCGACCGCCAGATCGTGATCGACGCGATGCAGGACGCGATCGCCAAGGCGGCGCGCTCACGCTACGGCGCCGAGACCGACGTCCATGCCGAGATCAACACGAAATCGGGCGAACTCAGGCTGGCGCGCCATCTCCAGGTCGTCGATCTCGTCGAGAACGGCGCCGTCGAGATCACGGTCGACGAAGCCAAGCGCCACAACCCGGCCGCCCAGGTCGGCGATGTCATCGCCGACCCGCTGCCGCCCTTCGATTTCGGCCGCATCGCCGCCCAGTCGGCCAAGCAGGTCATCGTGCAGAAGGTGCGCGAGGCCGAGCGCGACCGGCAGTATGACGAGTACAAGGATCGCATCGGCGAGATCGTCAACGGCGCGGTCAAGCGCGTCGAATACGGCAATGTCTTCGTCGATCTCGGCCGCGGCGAGGCGATCATCCGCCGCGACGAGATGATCCCGCGCGAGACCTTCAAGGTCGGCGATCGTGCCCGCGCCTATGTCTACGACGTGCGCCGCGAGCCGCGCGGCCCGCAGATCTTTCTGTCGCGCACCCATCCGCAGTTCATGGCCAAGCTGTTCGGCCAGGAAGTGCCGGAGATCTATGACGGGATCGTCGAAGTGAAGGCCGTTGCCCGCGATCCGGGCTCGCGCGCCAAGATCGCGGTGATCTCGCGCGATTCCTCGATCGATCCGGTCGGCGCCTGCGTCGGCATGCGCGGCTCGCGCGTGCAGGCCGTGGTCGGCGAGTTGCAGGGCGAGAAGATCGACATCATCCCATGGTCGCCGGATGTCGCGACCTTCGTCGTCAACGCGCTGCAGCCGGCAGAAGTCGCCAAGGTCGTGCTCGACGAGGAAGCCGACAAGATCGAGGTCGTGGTGCCGGACGAGCAGCTCTCGCTCGCCATCGGCCGCCGCGGCCAGAACGTTCGCCTCGCCTCGCAGCTCACCGGCTGGGATATCGACATCCTGACCGAAGCCGAGGAATCGGAGCGCCGCCAGAAAGAGTTCGTGCAGCGCACCGAGCTGTTCATGAACGCGCTCAACGTCGATGAGACGGTCGGCCAGCTGCTCGCCTCGGAGGGCTTCCGCTCGGTCGAGGAGGTCGCCTATGTCGAGCCGACCGAGCTGTCCTCGATCGAGGGCTTCGACGAGGACACCGCCGCCGAGATCCAGAGCCGCGCCCAGGAATATCTCGCTGCGATCGAGGCTGAGTTCGACGAAAAGCGCAAGGCGCTCGGTGTCGAGGACGAGCTGCGTGAGGTCGAAGGCATCACCACCGCGATGATGGTGGCGCTCGGCGAGAACGAGGTGAAGAGCATCGAGGACCTCGCCGGCTGCGCCACCGACGACCTCGTCGGCTGGACCGAGCGCAAGGATGGCGAGAACACCCGTCATTCCGGCTATCTCGACGGTTTCGACCTGTCGCGGCAGGACGCCGAGGCGATCGTGATGGCAGCCCGCATCAAGGCGGGCTGGGTCGAGGCGCCGGAGCCCGACGCTGAAGCCGAAGCCGAGACCGAGGAGTCGCAGGCCTGA
- the rimP gene encoding ribosome maturation factor RimP — MGGQNVQDQEARIVVESGVAARVAAIIEPAIMNLGYRLVRVRISAQNGCTVQIMAELPDGTMNVEGCEAVSQAVSPALDVDDPIQAAYHLEVSSPGIDRPLVRPSDFERWAGHLTKIETSEPHAGRKRFRGILRGASGTDALLTRDDAKTDEERDVAIPMRLIVEARLMLTDALVTESLRRGKSGLAPHMPPADEIAQPAPGRGKSLGPRDPKARKPGKGLKGPVQNTQKKE, encoded by the coding sequence ATGGGCGGTCAGAACGTTCAGGATCAGGAAGCACGGATCGTCGTCGAGAGCGGCGTCGCCGCGCGCGTTGCGGCGATCATCGAGCCGGCGATCATGAATCTCGGCTACCGACTGGTGCGCGTGCGCATCAGCGCCCAGAACGGCTGCACCGTCCAGATCATGGCCGAGCTGCCCGACGGCACGATGAACGTCGAAGGCTGCGAGGCCGTGAGCCAGGCGGTTTCGCCGGCGCTCGATGTCGACGATCCGATCCAGGCGGCCTATCATCTTGAGGTATCGTCGCCGGGCATCGACCGCCCGCTGGTCAGGCCAAGTGATTTCGAACGCTGGGCCGGCCATCTGACGAAGATTGAGACCAGCGAGCCCCATGCCGGCCGCAAGCGCTTTCGTGGCATCCTGCGTGGTGCCAGCGGCACCGATGCCCTGCTGACGCGCGACGACGCCAAGACGGATGAGGAGCGCGACGTCGCGATCCCGATGCGCCTGATCGTCGAGGCGCGCCTGATGCTGACCGACGCGCTCGTCACCGAGTCGCTCAGGCGCGGCAAGTCCGGCCTTGCGCCGCACATGCCGCCTGCCGACGAGATCGCCCAGCCCGCGCCCGGGCGCGGCAAGTCGCTCGGTCCCCGCGATCCCAAGGCCCGCAAGCCGGGCAAGGGTCTCAAGGGGCCGGTGCAGAACACACAGAAAAAGGAGTGA